One window from the genome of Candidatus Aegiribacteria sp. encodes:
- a CDS encoding radical SAM protein: MNLKRTLGKYLQRSVRFPWVRLRGRRNLIIRMDTTNRCNLRCSMCSLRLADKDPDRKWHDIDPDLFNKIATELFPKASVVGLSCGAELFVNPDFGRYLDILYQADVPVREVVTNGILLTSENIGVLLESPPTSLFVSIDGATPPTHARIRGGADLDLIIGNMMELVCERDRRRMRFPTLSFSVTLQRSNLHELPEIVKLASRVGAVSVGVVPLIPFSGLDMTGETIDPDSPEVFRQIRLASDIASELGLSFNFPSASSPEKLSSCPYLDNWVYIDPDGRINPCPHWNTSEPLGDMSRNSFHEIWNGPAYMALRDRISRGVYTSNCAVCPEMSQSGSEIPKS; the protein is encoded by the coding sequence ATGAATCTTAAAAGAACACTGGGCAAGTATCTGCAAAGGTCGGTCCGTTTCCCGTGGGTAAGACTTCGGGGAAGGAGAAACCTGATAATCAGGATGGACACAACGAACAGGTGCAATCTTCGCTGTTCGATGTGTTCCCTGCGGTTGGCTGATAAGGATCCTGACCGGAAGTGGCATGATATAGATCCTGATCTATTTAACAAAATCGCTACCGAGCTGTTCCCCAAAGCCTCTGTCGTCGGGCTTTCATGCGGTGCGGAGCTGTTCGTCAATCCGGATTTCGGCAGATATCTTGACATCCTCTACCAGGCTGATGTACCTGTCAGAGAGGTTGTGACGAACGGTATCCTTCTCACTTCTGAAAACATCGGCGTCCTTCTTGAGTCCCCACCTACGTCTCTGTTCGTATCAATAGACGGTGCCACTCCTCCAACCCATGCCAGGATAAGGGGCGGTGCGGATCTGGATCTTATCATCGGCAATATGATGGAACTGGTCTGCGAGAGGGACAGAAGAAGAATGAGGTTTCCGACGCTCTCTTTCAGTGTGACACTGCAGAGAAGCAACTTACATGAACTGCCGGAAATCGTGAAACTCGCTTCCAGAGTAGGAGCGGTGTCCGTAGGTGTTGTTCCACTGATACCGTTTTCAGGGCTGGACATGACCGGGGAAACGATAGATCCGGATTCACCTGAGGTCTTCAGGCAGATCCGTCTTGCCAGTGATATCGCCTCCGAACTGGGGCTTTCCTTCAACTTTCCTTCTGCATCTTCTCCTGAGAAGCTGTCTTCATGCCCCTATCTCGACAACTGGGTATACATAGACCCTGACGGCAGGATAAATCCATGCCCGCACTGGAATACTTCCGAACCGCTCGGAGATATGTCCCGCAACAGTTTCCACGAGATATGGAACGGCCCTGCTTACATGGCGCTCAGAGACAGAATTTCAAGAGGTGTCTATACAAGCAATTGTGCGGTATGCCCGGAAATGTCACAATCCGGCAGTGAGATCCCAAAAAGTTGA